From a region of the Candidatus Blochmanniella camponoti genome:
- the nagA gene encoding N-acetylglucosamine-6-phosphate deacetylase, producing the protein MYALTNSTIYTGKEIIDNHALIVSKNIIKAICLNSELPKNIDIHDLSGSLLTPGFIDLQINGCGGVQFNDHINAISICTLKKMQITNQFSGCTSFLPTLITSNNVLMQRAVDVMRVFLSTNKNQALGLHLEGPFLNSIKRGIHNPILIRLPTKEMISYLCENSDVIRKITLAPEQLDMIFIQKLKKSGICVAIGHSNATYEQARFSFSYGVSFGTHLFNAMPPLIAREPGVIGAIFDVPEIYCSVIADGLHVHWANIRYAKKIKGDRLILVTDATSPAGSNKIRSRFLFSNKTIYHRNNICVDSKGILSGSTLTMIQAIKNSVKYAGIPLDEAVRMATLYPAKAIGMDHCLGSLEINKIANLTVFNADYQIKKTIVNGKIVNTSFS; encoded by the coding sequence ATGTATGCTTTAACTAATAGTACAATATATACTGGCAAGGAAATTATTGATAATCATGCGCTTATCGTTTCTAAGAATATTATTAAAGCTATTTGTTTGAATAGCGAATTGCCTAAAAACATAGATATACATGATTTGTCAGGGTCTTTATTGACACCTGGATTTATAGATTTACAAATTAATGGGTGCGGAGGCGTACAATTCAACGATCATATAAATGCAATATCAATATGTACGCTTAAAAAAATGCAGATAACTAACCAATTTTCAGGGTGTACTAGTTTTCTTCCAACGTTAATTACTAGTAATAATGTTTTGATGCAACGAGCTGTTGATGTCATGCGCGTTTTTTTATCTACAAATAAAAATCAGGCCTTGGGATTACACTTGGAAGGGCCATTCCTAAACTCTATAAAAAGAGGTATACATAACCCGATATTGATTCGTTTGCCGACAAAAGAGATGATAAGTTATCTGTGTGAGAATAGTGATGTTATCAGAAAAATAACTCTTGCTCCTGAACAATTAGATATGATATTTATTCAAAAATTAAAAAAATCAGGTATTTGTGTTGCAATTGGACATTCTAACGCTACTTATGAACAAGCACGATTTAGTTTTTCATACGGTGTTAGTTTTGGAACCCATTTATTTAATGCTATGCCTCCATTAATTGCTCGTGAACCTGGTGTGATCGGAGCTATTTTTGATGTGCCAGAAATATATTGCAGTGTTATAGCAGATGGTTTGCATGTTCATTGGGCTAATATTAGATATGCTAAAAAAATTAAAGGAGATCGTTTAATTTTAGTAACTGATGCCACTAGTCCTGCGGGATCTAATAAAATTAGATCCCGTTTTCTTTTTTCTAACAAAACTATATATCATCGTAATAACATATGTGTGGACAGTAAAGGCATACTTAGTGGATCGACTTTAACAATGATTCAAGCAATAAAAAATAGTGTTAAATATGCTGGAATACCATTAGATGAAGCTGTGCGTATGGCTACCTTATATCCAGCCAAAGCTATCGGAATGGACCATTGTTTAGGTAGCTTAGAAATAAATAAAATTGCTAATTTAACTGTTTTTAATGCAGATTATCAAATAAAAAAAACCATAGTTAACGGAAAAATAGTGAATACATCATTTTCATAA
- the nagB gene encoding glucosamine-6-phosphate deaminase: MRVIFLDTSDHVAQWVAHYVVCRINSFHPTIDNPFVLGLPAGRTPIKTYKNIIALHRSNQVSFKYVVIFTMDEYLGLSHADSKSYYTFIHTNFIDHVDIPKENVYVLNGDTNNVKDECKRYEEKIKLYGGIHLLIGGVGSDGHLAFNEPGSSLTSRTRLKNLSKETRVSNAKFFNNNIDSVPKFALTIGIATLMESREIIIIATGVNKAVAVQAAIEGNVNHMWTISCLQLHPKSVLVCDELSTMELKMKTVKYFQELEINNQTIIM; the protein is encoded by the coding sequence ATGAGAGTTATATTTTTAGATACCTCTGATCACGTTGCTCAATGGGTTGCGCACTACGTTGTTTGCCGTATTAATTCTTTTCATCCTACCATCGACAATCCGTTTGTATTAGGTTTACCTGCAGGCAGAACTCCAATAAAGACTTACAAAAATATTATAGCACTGCATCGGTCTAATCAAGTAAGTTTTAAATATGTAGTAATATTTACTATGGACGAATATCTTGGTTTATCTCACGCAGATTCAAAAAGTTATTATACTTTTATACATACAAATTTTATTGATCATGTTGATATTCCTAAAGAAAATGTCTACGTTTTAAATGGAGATACTAATAATGTTAAAGATGAATGTAAACGATATGAAGAAAAAATAAAATTATATGGGGGTATTCATTTGCTGATAGGAGGGGTTGGTAGTGATGGACATCTTGCTTTCAATGAACCTGGCTCTTCTTTAACATCGCGCACTAGACTTAAAAATTTAAGTAAAGAAACTCGTGTATCAAATGCTAAGTTTTTTAATAATAATATTGATTCTGTCCCTAAATTTGCGTTAACTATTGGAATTGCTACATTAATGGAGTCACGAGAAATAATAATAATAGCAACTGGAGTAAATAAAGCAGTGGCAGTACAAGCGGCAATTGAAGGCAACGTTAATCATATGTGGACTATTAGTTGTTTACAGTTGCACCCTAAATCAGTATTAGTATGCGATGAGTTATCAACTATGGAATTAAAAATGAAAACGGTCAAGTATTTTCAAGAACTAGAAATAAATAATCAGACAATTATAATGTAA